GAGGCGGCGAAGCCGCTCGGCGCGGCGATGGGCGCCCTGCGCCGCTACGAGCTGGAGCGGCAGGCAGAGCAGCCCTTCGAGAAGCTCTCCGGCGGCCAGCAGGCCCGTTTCCAGATCCTGCTGCTGGAGCTGGCGGGGACCACGGCGCTGCTCCTGGACGAGCCGACGGACAACCTGGACCTGGAATCGGCGGAAGCGCTGCAGGACGGGCTGGAGGCGTACGACGGCACTGTGCTGTGCGTCACGCACGACCGGTGGTTCGCGCGCACATTTGACCGTTACCTGGTCTTCGGTTCGGACGGTGTTGTGCGGGAGACTCAGGAACCCGTCTGGGACGAACGTAGGGTCGAACGCAAGCGCTAGGGGGATACCGTCACCCCCTCGGATGAGTGAGGGGCAGGCGTCGTGGGGCTGCGGCCTAGCATCTGGCTGATGAAGTGGGAGAACCAGACCTCCGGAACCAGGGCCCCGGGGGACGGCGCCCCCGGGGAACGGTCCCCGGGGAACGGGAGCTCGGGGAGCCGGCTGATCGACTGGCTGCTGCGCCCGGCCTCCCGGACCTGGCAGGTGCTCTCCCTCGCGGTGTTCCTCGGGGTCTGCGTCTCCACCAGCCTGCGCGCGAACTGGGGCTCGGACAACGCCTTCGTGGTCAAGGCCGCACAGACGCTGCTCGCGGGCGGGTCCCCGTACGAGGACAAGCGCTTCCTCTACCTCCCCAGTGCCGTGATCATGGCGGTTCCCGAGGCCCTGCTGCCGCGCACGCTGCTGCAGTGGGTGCTGCCGGTCGGGATGTCGGGGCTGCTGGGCGCGGGCTGGCTGGCCGCGCTGCGGATGTTCTCGGTGCCGCTGCGCTCGCGCTTCGCGGTCGGCGGTTTCGCGGTGTTCGCCCTCGCCTACAAGCCGTACGTGAACCTCGTGCTGATCGGCAACTGGACCGCCATCTCGGCGGCCGCGCTGCCGGTGGCGCTGCTGCTCGCGCACCGGCGGTCGTGGGCGGCGGCCGGGCTGGTGGTCGGGCTGGCGATCGCCTGCAAGCCGATGCTGGTGCCGATCGGGCTGCTGTTCCTGCTCGCCCGGCAGTGGCGGGCACTGGCCGCGGCCGTACTGGTGCCGCTGGGGCTCTCGCTGGCCGGTGCGCTGACGATGCCGAGCCCGACGCTCTTCTTCACCAAGACCCTGCCCTTCCTGCTCCAGGGGCAGGACGCGTACGCCCTGCCCTGGGACGCCTCGCCGATAGCGGTGCTGCCGCGGCTGGGGGTGCCGGAGCCGGTGGCGGTGCTGCTCGCGTTCGCGGGGGCCGGGGGCGGCCTGTGGGCGGCCTGGGTGCGCTGGCGCCGGCAGGACGAGACCGACCAGGGGGAGCTGCGCCTGGTGGAGACCGCCTGCATGGTGATGCTCGCCGCATTCCTGGTGTCGCGTCCGTCCTTCGACCACTACCTGCTGGTGGTGCTTCCGCTGCTGCTGGCCTCGGCGGTGCGGCCGGGCTCGATGCCGCGCTCGCCCTGGTTCTGGCTGGCCCTGACCCCCCAGGTGGCGCTGGTCCCGTGGCCGTCGGAGCTGGCCCACAAGCGGCGCGCCTTCAAGGACTGCGCCACCCTCTGCGGGCTCGCGATTCTGCTGGCGCGTCGTGCGCTGCGCTCCGGGCGGGTTACTCTGGAGCCCGTAACAACTGCGGGGTCCCCACCCAGGACCGAACCGGAGTGCGCCGCGACGCCAGCAGAATCGGCATCGCGGACCGCGTTTTGACCCGTAAGGGTCTGCTTGGGTATCCTGCTGGTTTGTTATGCGTATTGGCTTTCTCATTCTCACGTGAAAGGGCCTTGCGCCGGTCCACCGGACCGATGACCAGCGGTTCACACGGGTTGCGTCCCCGATGTGAACGAGGGCTGTCGTGATCGTCCGTGGTGACCCTGTCAGGACCTTCCCGCGGGGCTTGCGCCCTTGGGATACCACCACTGAAGAAGCGAAGGCATACGCGTGCGTACGTTCAGCCCCAAGCCCGGCGACATCTCGCGCCAGTGGCTCGTCATCGACGCCCAGGACGTTGTCCTCGGCCGTCTGGCGACCCAGGCCGCTGCCCTCCTGCGGGGCAAGCACAAGCCGACTTACGCCCCCCACATGGACATGGGCGACTTCGTCATCATCGTCAACGCCGACAAGGTTCACCTGTCCGGCAACAAGGCGACCCAGAAGATGGCGTACCGCCACTCCGGCTACCCGGGCGGTCTCCGTTCGGTGCGCTACGACGACCTCCTGGCCAACAACCCGGAGAAGGCCGTCGAGAAGGCCATCAAGGGCATGCTCCCCAAGAACACCCTGGGCCGTCAGATGCTCTCGAAGCTGAAGGTCTACTCGGGCGACCAGCACCCCCACGCTGCCCAGCAGCCGGTGCCGTTCGAGATCACCCAGGTCGCGCAGTAGTTCCGGCCACCCCCTAAGACGTAGAAAATTCTGAGGAGCATCGTGGCCGAGACCACCGCCGAGACGACCGTCGAAGAGTTCGAGGGCAACGTCGAGGAGTACACCAGCGAGTCCGAGGCCGTAGTCGAGGGCGACTACACCTCTGAGTCCCTTGCCGGTCGCTTCGGCGACCCCCAGCCGGCTGCCGGCCTGGGCCGTCGCAAGAACGCCATCGCCCGCGTCCGGATCGTTCCGGGCACCGGCAAGTGGAAGATCAACGGTCGCACCCTTGAGGACTACTTCCCCAACAAGGTGCACCAGCAGGAAGTCAACGAGCCGTTCAAGCTGCTCGAGCTCGACAACCGCTACGACGTCATCGCCCGCATCGCGGGTGGCGGCGTCTCCGGCCAGGCCGGCGCCCTGCGTCTCGGCGTGGCCCGTGCGCTGAACGAGGCGGACGTCGACAACAACCGCCCGGCGCTGAAGAAGGCCGGCTTCCTCTCCCGCGACGACCGTGCGGTCGAGCGCAAGAAGGCCGGTCTCAAGAAGGCCCGTAAGGCTCCGCAGTACAGCAAGCGTTAATCTGCGCCTGCTGTTCTGCAACGAAACCGCCCCGGCAGCACTCTCTGTGCTGCCGGGGCGGTTCGTTTACCGCCACAAGCGGCAAATACCTGTCACAAGCGGTCAAAAAGCGATGCGGAAACTCGGGAGGACAACAGTGGGACGACTCTTCGGGACGGACGGTGTACGCGGCGTTGCCAACGCGGATCTGACGGCGGAGCTCGCGCTCGGCCTCTCCGTGGCGGCTGCCCACGTACTGGCCGAAGCGGGCACCTTCGCGGGCCACCGGGCGACGGCCGTGGTCGGCCGGGACCCCCGGGCCTCCGGCGAATTCCTCGAGGCCGCGGTCGTGGCCGGCCTCGCCAGCGCGGGCGTGGACGTCCTGCGCGTCGGTGTGCTGCCCACCCCGGCGGTGGCGTATCTCACCGGTGCGCTGGGTGCCGACCTCGGCGTGATGCTCTCCGCCAGCCACAACGCGATGCCCGACAACGGCATCAAGTTCTTCGCGCGCGGCGGCCACAAGCTCGCCGACGAGCTGGAGGACCGCATCGAGTCCGTCTACGAGGAGCACCGCACCGGCGCCCCCTGGGACCGGCCCACCGGCTCCGGCGTCGGCCGGGTCTCCGACTACACCGAGGGCTTCGAGAAGTACGTCGCCCACCTCATCGGTGTCCTCCCCAACCGCCTCGACGGCCTGAAGATCGTCCTGGACGAGGCCCACGGCGCCGCCGCGTACGTCTCGCCCGAGGCCTTCGCCCGGGCCGGCGCGGAGATCGTCACGATCGGCGCCGAGCCGGACGGCCTGAACATCAACGACGGCTGCGGCTCCACCCACCTCGGCCTGCTCAAGGCGGCCGTCGTCGAGCACGGCGCCGACCTCGGCATCGCGCACGACGGTGACGCCGACCGCTGCCTGGCCGTGGACGGCGCGGGCGCGGAGGTCGACGGCGACCAGATCCTCGCGGTGCTGGCGCTGGCCATGCGCGAGGCCGGCCAGCTGCGCGAGAACACCGTGGTCGGCACCGTGATGTCCAACCTGGGCTTCAAGCTGGCCATGGAGGGCGAGGGCATCCAGGTCGTACAGACCGGGGTCGGCGACCGGTACGTGCTGGAGTCGATGAAGGAGCACGGTTACGCGCTCGGCGGCGAGCAGTCCGGCCACGTGATCATCCTCGACCACGCGACGACCGGTGACGGCACGCTGACCGGCCTGCTGCTGGCGGCGCGGGTCGCGGCCACCGGCAAGTCCCTCGCCGAGCTGGCGGGCGTCATGCAGCGGCTGCCGCAGGTGCTGGTCAACGTCCCCGACGTGGACAAGTCCCGGGTCACCACCTCCGCGGAGCTGGCGGCGGCCGTGGCCGACGCCGAGCGCGAGCTGGGCACCACCGGACGGGTGCTGCTCCGGCCCTCCGGTACGGAGCCGCTCGTACGGGTGATGGTCGAGGCCGCCGACATCGAGCAGGCCCGCGCGGTCGCCGGCCGGCTCGCGGACGTCGTGAAGTCCGCGCTCGGCTAGATTCCTCCGCCAGGCCTGTGTGGCGCACCCGGCTTCCGGATCATCCGGCCCTGCTGGGTGCGCCACAGCATTTTCCAGGCGATGAGGGTGAGCGTGCCCGAGAAGATGATGCCGCCCAGGTTGAGCGCCAGCTGGATGCCCGATCCCCACATCTGGCCGAGATCGCCGTAGCTGAGTGCCACGGCGGCGTTGGCACCCGCCGGGACCGTGGTGACGGAGATCGCCACGCCGACCAGCGCCCCTGCCTTCGCCGACGTCAGCGACAGCATGCCGGCCACGCCGGCGAGCAGCGCCACGACGAACGAGAACGGGTCGGGCTGCCAGATGAAGCTGGTGTTCGGCCGGGGCTCGTCGAGCATTCCCTCGTGGAACAGGCCGAGCGCGTCCATCCCCAGACTGAAGACCGTCGTCGCGACGATCGCCGCCGTGAAGCCGACCACCAGCGCGGACAGAGAGCGCCCGGCGAGCCTCGGCCGACGCTGCACCAGGCCCGTGCAGATGCCGGCGAGCGGGCCGAACTCCGGGCCGACCGCCATGGCGCCCACGATCAGGATCGCGTTGTCCAGGACCACACCGCAGGCCGCGATCATCGTCGCCAGGATCATGAAGGCCGCGTAGGTGATCGTGAGGGTGGACTCCTCGTGCGTCGACTCGGCGAGCTGCTCCCAGACCACCGCGTCGGCGGCCTCGCCCGGGGCCTCCTCCTCGGCGTCGTCGGCGCGCCTGGAGATCGACAGGTCGATGTTCTCGACGGCGATGGAACCGCTCTTGTCGATGCCGAGGCCGCGCATCTCCTGCAGCAGTTCGTCGGTCGCCTCACGGGCGACGTCGCACAGCACGAGGTCGCCCTCGGGGTCACGGGCGGCGCCGGTCAGTACGACCAGGTGAGTGGTGCCGACCGTGTTGTCGATCAGCTCCACCACCTTTTCCGTGAGGTGGTGCGGGGTGATCATCCGCAGATGCAACATCCCCGCAGAGTAGCTTTCAGAGCTTGCGCAGACTCAGCTTCTGCACCTTGTGGTCCGGACCTTTGCGGACGACGAGGGTGGCCCGGCCGCGGGTGGGCGCCACGTTCTCCAGCAGGTTGGGCTTGTTGATCGTCCGCCACATCGTCTGCGCGTACTCCATGGCCTCCTCCTCGGAGACCTGGGTGTACTTGCGGAAGTAGGAGAAGGGATTCTGGAAGGCGGTCTCGCGCAGCTTCCGGAAGCGGTTGAGGTACCAGCGCTCGATGTCCTCGGGGCGCGCGTCCACGTACACGCTGAAGTCGAAGTAGTCGGCGAGGGCGACGCGGGTGCGGCCGTCCGTGCCGGGGAGGGCCGGCTGGAGCACGTTGAGGCCCTCGACGATGAGGATGTCCGGGCGGCGGACCACGAGCTCCTCGCCGGGGACGATGTCGTAGATCAGGTGCGAGTAGACGGGGGCCCTGACCTCGTCCTTCCCGGCCTTGATGTCGGCGACGAAGCGGGTGAGCGCGCGCCGGTCGTAGGACTCCGGGAAGCCCTTGCGGGAGGTGAGCCCGCGCCGCTGGAGCTCCTTCATCGGGTACAGGAACCCGTCGGTGGTGACCAGCTCCACGCGCGGGTGCTCGGGCCAGCGGGCGAGGAGGGCCTGCAGGAGGCGGGCCACGGTGGACTTGCCGACGGCGACCGAACCGGCGACCCCTATGACGAAGGGCGTGCCCTGCTGGGCGCCGTGGCCGTTGCCCGCGTCCCCGAGGAAGGTGTTCAGGGTGCCGCGGAGGTTGCTGGTGGCGCCGACGTAGAGGTTGAGGAGGCGGGAGAGCGGCAGGTAGACGTCGCGGACCTCGTCGAGGTCGATGACGTCGCCGAGGCCGCGCAGCCGCTCCACCTCGTCGGCGGTCAGCGGCAGCGGGGTCCGCTCGCGCAGGGCGCTCCACTCGGCCCGGGTGAGGTCGACGTACGGCGAGGCCTCGGTGCCCCGGCGGTGGGCGGGGCGCGTGGGGTGCCCCTCCCGGCCGCGTCGCTCCGTTGCGTCGTCCGGCGTGCTGCTTCGTGGCGGCGAAGTGATCACACCGCCATTGTCGGGGCTCCGGGGCGCTTGTGGGTGGTGTGGTCGGTCACGTGCGCGGGGGCCGTGGGAGGGCCGGGCCCGGGTTGTGGCGGGGGCGGTCTCGATTCGGGGCAAGGGGGGTATCGCCCTGATCACGATCGGGGGCCGGCGCGGAAAACCCCGACCGGCTGATCGAACGGCCCGTACATTGTTGATCACCGCAGCGCTGAGGACCTTTCGTGCTGCCCTGATGTCGTTTGCTCCATGGGGGAGATCTTTCGTGCGTACCGCTCTTGTCCGTCGTACCGTCCTGACCGCGTCCGCGGTGTCCCTGGCCCTGCTGGCCACCGCCTGCGGCTCCGACAAGGCCGACACCAAGGCGGACGCCAAGCCGTCGGCCCCCGCGTCCTCGTCGGCGCCGGCCGCCCCGGCCGCCAAGGCGAAGACGGACGCCGAGCTGGCCGCCCTGCTCGTGACCAAGGCCGAGCTGGCGGACCACCTGTTCTCCGCCGTCCCGAAGGACGAGGTGGCTCTCGGTGAGGCCGCGTCCGGCGACAAGGCCGAGTGCCAGCCCGTGGTCAAGACGCAGGGCACGGCCACCGTCGGTACGGCCGCCGGTGTGGCGCGGACCAAGGCCGTCGCCAAGCCCAAGGAAGGCGCCAGCCCGGAGGACACGGCCGCCGCAGGCCTCAAGGCCCTCACCGGCACCCGGACCTCGGTCACCCTCGCCTCGTACGAGGGCAAGGGCGCGGAGGAGGCCTTCGCGGCCGTCAAGACCGCGGCCACCGCGTGCGCCGGCGGCTTCACGCTGACGATGGAGGGCGAGGTCACCAAGATCAACAAGGTGGTGTCCGGCACCGCCACCGGGGGCGACGAGGCGCTCGCCCTCACGCTGGAGGCCGATGTGGAGGGCGCGAAGGTCACGACCGAGACCGTCGTCGTCCGCAAGGGCAACACCCTCGCCACCCACACCGCGTCGGCCCTGGGCGTGGCGGACAAGCCGACCGCCATCGTGGCGGCGCAGGTGAAGAAGCTCGGCTGAGCCCCCGCCCGACCCGACGTCAACCCCGCTCCGGCCCATTCGCCGGGGCGGGGTTTTCGTCTGGTTCAGGTACGGGGCAGACAGCCAACCACGGCGTACGCTGCGCCGTATGTGCGGAATTGTGGGTTACGTGGGAGCGCAGTCTGCGCTCGATGTGGTCATCGCCGGACTCAAGCGGCTGGAGTACCGCGGCTACGACTCGGCGGGGGTCGCCGTGCTCGCCGACGGCAGCCTGGCGGCCGCCAAGAAGGCCGGCAAGCTCGTCAATCTGGAGAAGGAACTGGTCGGGCACCCGCTGCCGGCCGGCTCCACGGGACTCGGGCACACCCGGTGGGCGACCCACGGCGGGCCCACCGACGTCAACGCCCACCCGCACCTCGACAACGCGGGGCGGGTCGCCGTCGTGCACAACGGCATCATCGAGAACTTCGCCGAGCTCCGGGCCGAACTCGCCGAGCGCGGACACCGGCTGGATTCCGAGACGGACACCGAGGTCGTGGCGCACCTGCTGGCCGAGCACTTCTCGGCGGCCGGCGACCTCGCCGAGGCCATGCGGCAGGTGTGCCGGCGCCTGCAGGGCGCCTTCACGCTCGTCGCCGTGCACGCCGACGACCCGGACGTGGTGGTCGGCGCGCGCCGGAACTCGCCCCTGGTGGTGGGCGTCGGAGAGGGCGAGAACTTCCTCGCCTCGGACGTGGCCGCGTTCATCGCCCACACCCGGTCCGCGATCGAGCTGGGCCAGGACCAGGTCGTGGAACTGCGCCGCGAAGGGGTCACGGTGACCAACTTCGACGGTTCGCCCGCGACCGTCCGGGCCTACCACGTGGACTGGGACGCCTCGGCGGCCGAGAAGGGGGGCTACGACTACTTCATGCTCAAGGAGATCGCCGAGCAGCCGAAGGCCGTCGCCGACACCCTCCTGGGCAGGATCGACGCGAGCGGCTCGCTGACCCTGGACGAGGTGCGCATCCCCGTCTCGGTGCTCAGGGAGGTCGACAAGGTCGTGATCGTGGCGTGCGGTACGGCGTACCACGCGGGCATGATCGCGAAGCTGGCCATCGAGCACTGGACCCGCATCCCGTGCGAGACGGAGCTGGCGAGCGAGTTCCGCTACCGCGACCCGATCCTGGACCAGCGGACGCTGGTCGTCGCGATCTCGCAGTCCGGCGAGACCATGGACACCCTGATGGCGCTCCGGCACGCGCGCGAGCAGGGGGCCAAGGTGCTGGCCATCTGCAACACGAACGGGTCGACGATCCCGCGCGAATCGGATGCCGTGCTCTACACGCACGCCGGTCCCGAGGTGGCCGTCGCCTCGACCAAGGCGTTCCTGACGCAGCTGGTCGCCTGCTACCTCGTGGCGCTGTACCTCGGGCAGGTGCGCGGCACGAAGTGGGGCGACGAGATCGAGGCCGTGATCCGCGAACTGTCGGACATCGCCGCCGCGGTGGACACCGTACTGGAGACCATGGAGCCCGTACGGCAGCTCGCGCGCTCCCTGGCCGACAAGAACACCGTGCTGTTCCTCGGCCGGCACGTCGGGTACCCGGTGGCGCTGGAGGGCGCGCTCAAGCTCAAGGAGCTCGCGTACATGCACGCCGAGGGCTTCGCGGCGGGCGAGCTCAAGCACGGGCCGATCGCGCTGATCGAGGAGGACCTGCCGGTGGTGGTGGTCGTCCCGTCGCCGCGCGGCCGGTCGGTGCTCCACGACAAGATCGTGTCGAACATCCAGGAGATCCGGGCGC
Above is a genomic segment from Streptomyces sp. NBC_01233 containing:
- a CDS encoding DUF389 domain-containing protein — protein: MLHLRMITPHHLTEKVVELIDNTVGTTHLVVLTGAARDPEGDLVLCDVAREATDELLQEMRGLGIDKSGSIAVENIDLSISRRADDAEEEAPGEAADAVVWEQLAESTHEESTLTITYAAFMILATMIAACGVVLDNAILIVGAMAVGPEFGPLAGICTGLVQRRPRLAGRSLSALVVGFTAAIVATTVFSLGMDALGLFHEGMLDEPRPNTSFIWQPDPFSFVVALLAGVAGMLSLTSAKAGALVGVAISVTTVPAGANAAVALSYGDLGQMWGSGIQLALNLGGIIFSGTLTLIAWKMLWRTQQGRMIRKPGAPHRPGGGI
- the coaA gene encoding type I pantothenate kinase; this translates as MITSPPRSSTPDDATERRGREGHPTRPAHRRGTEASPYVDLTRAEWSALRERTPLPLTADEVERLRGLGDVIDLDEVRDVYLPLSRLLNLYVGATSNLRGTLNTFLGDAGNGHGAQQGTPFVIGVAGSVAVGKSTVARLLQALLARWPEHPRVELVTTDGFLYPMKELQRRGLTSRKGFPESYDRRALTRFVADIKAGKDEVRAPVYSHLIYDIVPGEELVVRRPDILIVEGLNVLQPALPGTDGRTRVALADYFDFSVYVDARPEDIERWYLNRFRKLRETAFQNPFSYFRKYTQVSEEEAMEYAQTMWRTINKPNLLENVAPTRGRATLVVRKGPDHKVQKLSLRKL
- the rpsI gene encoding 30S ribosomal protein S9, producing MAETTAETTVEEFEGNVEEYTSESEAVVEGDYTSESLAGRFGDPQPAAGLGRRKNAIARVRIVPGTGKWKINGRTLEDYFPNKVHQQEVNEPFKLLELDNRYDVIARIAGGGVSGQAGALRLGVARALNEADVDNNRPALKKAGFLSRDDRAVERKKAGLKKARKAPQYSKR
- the glmS gene encoding glutamine--fructose-6-phosphate transaminase (isomerizing), translating into MCGIVGYVGAQSALDVVIAGLKRLEYRGYDSAGVAVLADGSLAAAKKAGKLVNLEKELVGHPLPAGSTGLGHTRWATHGGPTDVNAHPHLDNAGRVAVVHNGIIENFAELRAELAERGHRLDSETDTEVVAHLLAEHFSAAGDLAEAMRQVCRRLQGAFTLVAVHADDPDVVVGARRNSPLVVGVGEGENFLASDVAAFIAHTRSAIELGQDQVVELRREGVTVTNFDGSPATVRAYHVDWDASAAEKGGYDYFMLKEIAEQPKAVADTLLGRIDASGSLTLDEVRIPVSVLREVDKVVIVACGTAYHAGMIAKLAIEHWTRIPCETELASEFRYRDPILDQRTLVVAISQSGETMDTLMALRHAREQGAKVLAICNTNGSTIPRESDAVLYTHAGPEVAVASTKAFLTQLVACYLVALYLGQVRGTKWGDEIEAVIRELSDIAAAVDTVLETMEPVRQLARSLADKNTVLFLGRHVGYPVALEGALKLKELAYMHAEGFAAGELKHGPIALIEEDLPVVVVVPSPRGRSVLHDKIVSNIQEIRARGARTIVIAEEGDEAVVPYADHLIRIPPTPTLLQPLVATVPLQVFACELATARGNEVDQPRNLAKSVTVE
- the rplM gene encoding 50S ribosomal protein L13; translation: MRTFSPKPGDISRQWLVIDAQDVVLGRLATQAAALLRGKHKPTYAPHMDMGDFVIIVNADKVHLSGNKATQKMAYRHSGYPGGLRSVRYDDLLANNPEKAVEKAIKGMLPKNTLGRQMLSKLKVYSGDQHPHAAQQPVPFEITQVAQ
- the glmM gene encoding phosphoglucosamine mutase, yielding MGRLFGTDGVRGVANADLTAELALGLSVAAAHVLAEAGTFAGHRATAVVGRDPRASGEFLEAAVVAGLASAGVDVLRVGVLPTPAVAYLTGALGADLGVMLSASHNAMPDNGIKFFARGGHKLADELEDRIESVYEEHRTGAPWDRPTGSGVGRVSDYTEGFEKYVAHLIGVLPNRLDGLKIVLDEAHGAAAYVSPEAFARAGAEIVTIGAEPDGLNINDGCGSTHLGLLKAAVVEHGADLGIAHDGDADRCLAVDGAGAEVDGDQILAVLALAMREAGQLRENTVVGTVMSNLGFKLAMEGEGIQVVQTGVGDRYVLESMKEHGYALGGEQSGHVIILDHATTGDGTLTGLLLAARVAATGKSLAELAGVMQRLPQVLVNVPDVDKSRVTTSAELAAAVADAERELGTTGRVLLRPSGTEPLVRVMVEAADIEQARAVAGRLADVVKSALG
- a CDS encoding glycosyltransferase family 87 protein; the encoded protein is MKWENQTSGTRAPGDGAPGERSPGNGSSGSRLIDWLLRPASRTWQVLSLAVFLGVCVSTSLRANWGSDNAFVVKAAQTLLAGGSPYEDKRFLYLPSAVIMAVPEALLPRTLLQWVLPVGMSGLLGAGWLAALRMFSVPLRSRFAVGGFAVFALAYKPYVNLVLIGNWTAISAAALPVALLLAHRRSWAAAGLVVGLAIACKPMLVPIGLLFLLARQWRALAAAVLVPLGLSLAGALTMPSPTLFFTKTLPFLLQGQDAYALPWDASPIAVLPRLGVPEPVAVLLAFAGAGGGLWAAWVRWRRQDETDQGELRLVETACMVMLAAFLVSRPSFDHYLLVVLPLLLASAVRPGSMPRSPWFWLALTPQVALVPWPSELAHKRRAFKDCATLCGLAILLARRALRSGRVTLEPVTTAGSPPRTEPECAATPAESASRTAF